The window TAACCCGTACGGCAGGACTGCTCTATTTCCTTTTAACCTTTCTGGCCACCTGTGTTCGCACATTTGCGTTTGTCCTGTTCGGACACTTTTTTGTGGGGGGCAAAGAGCCCCAAAAAATAGAGAGTGAAGATGCTTATGCCGGAAACACCCAGGGCGTTTCAAAAAAGAAAAGACCGCTGATGCACTCCATAAAGGAAAAACTTCCCGCCCGGTTTGCCAGGGTTGTGGCCTTTGTGATTCCGGTCTACACCGTGGTCTATGTACTGACCGCGGCAGGCGCCTTTGATGCCATTGAAACCTTTATGACCCGGTTTGCCGTCCAGAATTTTGTTCCGGCCCAGTCTTTGAGCGTCGTGGTTCTCAGTTTTGTCTCGGAGTTTACGGCAGGATTTGCCGCAGCCGGCGCCCTGATGGATGCCGGCACCATCACCATGAAACAGACAGTGATTGCATTGCTTTTGGGCAACATCATCGCCTTTCCCATCCGGGCCATCCGTCATCAGCTTCCCCGGTACATGGGCATTTTTTCGCCGGGCATGGGCCTTTCCATGCTGCTCATGGGCCAGGCGTTCAGGGTGGCAAGCATTGTTTTTGTGGGATTGGTGTACTGGATTGTCGGATAGAGAAAAAAAAACATTAAGAACAGGATTTACCACAGGCACGGCAGCTGCCGCCGCAGTCAAAGCCGCCCTTGTGTATCTGTTTACAAAACAGATTCCCGGATCGGTAAACATAAATCTGCTCAACGGCCAGGTCATTGCGATTCCCGTTGATTCGGTATCCGTCCGCAATGGCCTGGTGCGGGCCGTTGTGGTCAAGGATGCAGGGGATGACCCGGATATTACACATCTGTCCAGAATAGGTGCTGTGGTGGAGCTGACTGCTGATTCCGGGGCTGTGCAGATCACCGGCGGCCAAGGCGTGGGCATGGTCACCAAACCCGGCCTTGAAATTTCGCCGGGGGAACCTGCTATCAATCCCGGCCCCCGGAAAATGATTCGTGAATCGGCCCTGCAGGTGCTCAGCCGTCATCACAGCCATGCCGGCGTGAGCGCTGAAATTTTTGTGGAAAACGGGGAGGCCCTGGCCGAAAAAACCCTGAACCGCCGGCTGGGCATAGAGGGTGGGTTGTCCATTCTGGGCACCACAGGACTTGTAAAGCCTTTGTCCCACCAGGCTTACATCTCCACCATCCGGTCCGCCATGTCCGTGGCCGGCGCCTGTGGATGCGATCATGTGGTCCTGACCACGGGCCGGCGCAGCGAGAGGTTTTCCCAGCAGATTTTTACCGATCTCAATGAAGAAGCTTTTATTCAGATCGGCGATTTTTTCGGCATGTCCATGAAATGCCTTGGTGAGAATAAGATCCCCCATGCCACCCTGGCCGTATTTTTCGGCAAAGCCCTGAAAATGGCCCAGGGCTTTGACCATACCCATGCCGCCAAGTCCGAGCTCACCATGGAGTGGCTTTCGGATGTGGTCCAGAATGTGACCCGGGATGAAAACCTGGCCCGGAAAGTCTTGGACGCCAACACGGCCCGGCACGCCTTTGGGATGGTCTGGCCTGCATACCCGGAAGTGCTGGAAAAGGTCGGCTGCGCCATGATTCGCTCCGCAGAAAAATTTTGTCCGGCACCATGCCGGTTCCGGACCATTATTTATGATTTTCAGGGGACCATTGCCTTTGATTCCCATAAGATCGAAGGAGATGAAACTGCATAATTTAATTTGCAGATCAGAGACCGACGATAACTTTGGCCTGGCTGCAGCTCACCACAAGCCCTGAGGGCATATTGGCGTTTGAACCGTTGTGACTGGTGGGAGAAGTCAGGTGGATGCAGCCGTGTCCCTCAATGATCACCTTTGAGCTGCCCTTTTTAAACATAATTTTGTCCATGTTGGTCCCCGAGACGACCCCACCGTTGACCCCGGCTTCGTCCCCCTGGCTTTTGGGGATTTCAGATTTTTCCGTGAGTACGGGTTTGCCTGCGAACAGTACCTTTTGGGAGGTCTTGCGTGCCTGGGCCGAATCCCCTGTGTTGGGAAAGGGGGTGGGGATGTCCGGGGCCGGAGGCGCCGGGACCCGGCAGACATCGGGAAAGCCGAAGCATTGCCCGCCGGCCTTGGTGAGCGCATTAAAAAACGCAGTCATATGATTGCTCCTTGTGATGAAACGAATTATCCCAGATGGATCTTATCCCCTTTGATTTTTACATCCTGTTCCGCTTTGACAAAAACTTTCCGGCTTTTGAAATGAAGGCTTTCTTCCACCAGGGTCCGTATCCGCCCGGCTGTTGTCTGGCAAAGGCCTCCACGGTCTGGTAAACATCTTTTACCTGCTGAACCATTTCCCGGAGCCTGGTTTTGCTGGATGACCGAAACGTTGAAAATGTTCGCAGATTATCCAGATCCTTTGTGATCAGCGGTTTGCAGCGGGAACAAATTTCAAGGCGGACCATGGATTTTGATGGTTCAGTCCTTTCTACCAAAGGCCATGCCGAGGGCTCTGCTATTGGATTCAATAAGGTCAAAAAAGGGGCTCGCAGTTATTATCCATTATTCTGTACCGTTGCCCAGACTGGGCGGTTTTTTGATATGCCCCATCGACCGGGGAATGTCCATGACTCCAATGGTGCTGCTGAATTTATGAAAGACTGCTTTTATCACATGCGCTCCCAAGTTCCGGGCTGCATCCTTGAGGCACGCATGGACGGGGTTTTTTCTCAAGATAAGAACTTTTCCAACGATTTTTTAAAACGTTGGGGTATAGAATATGAGTTGTTTAAATAGATATCTATAATAGAATGCCAGTGAGAGAATACGCTCTCGCCAAACAATATACGTCATCGGGAGGCGGCCAATGAAAATAAAATATAATTCAGGGTTAACGGGTATCCTATATATGTTGATTTTGTTTTTGGTTTTTGGTTGCAGCAGTGACCATTCCAGCGATCATGACAATACCCCACCCAATATCATTTCAGCCACGCTTATCAATAACAGCCTCCCTGAAGTCAGTGCCTCGACAGAATCTTTTTGGGTGGGAAACCAATTGGGATTTCAATTGCATGGGGAAGATGCGGACGGGGATGCATGTAAGTTAATTACAACAATGGCGTATTTCGAAAATGATAATTGGATTTCTTTAGATCCGGTGGCAGTGGATTTGGAATTGGAAGATCCGGTTGATTTTACCTATGCCCATGATGATTTTTATACAATTACAACACCTTCAGG is drawn from uncultured Desulfobacter sp. and contains these coding sequences:
- a CDS encoding transposase, whose translation is MLDDRNVENVRRLSRSFVISGLQREQISRRTMDFDGSVLSTKGHAEGSAIGFNKVKKGARSYYPLFCTVAQTGRFFDMPHRPGNVHDSNGAAEFMKDCFYHMRSQVPGCILEARMDGVFSQDKNFSNDFLKRWGIEYELFK
- the cbiD gene encoding cobalt-precorrin-5B (C(1))-methyltransferase CbiD: MSDREKKTLRTGFTTGTAAAAAVKAALVYLFTKQIPGSVNINLLNGQVIAIPVDSVSVRNGLVRAVVVKDAGDDPDITHLSRIGAVVELTADSGAVQITGGQGVGMVTKPGLEISPGEPAINPGPRKMIRESALQVLSRHHSHAGVSAEIFVENGEALAEKTLNRRLGIEGGLSILGTTGLVKPLSHQAYISTIRSAMSVAGACGCDHVVLTTGRRSERFSQQIFTDLNEEAFIQIGDFFGMSMKCLGENKIPHATLAVFFGKALKMAQGFDHTHAAKSELTMEWLSDVVQNVTRDENLARKVLDANTARHAFGMVWPAYPEVLEKVGCAMIRSAEKFCPAPCRFRTIIYDFQGTIAFDSHKIEGDETA
- a CDS encoding DUF4150 domain-containing protein; the protein is MTAFFNALTKAGGQCFGFPDVCRVPAPPAPDIPTPFPNTGDSAQARKTSQKVLFAGKPVLTEKSEIPKSQGDEAGVNGGVVSGTNMDKIMFKKGSSKVIIEGHGCIHLTSPTSHNGSNANMPSGLVVSCSQAKVIVGL
- a CDS encoding nucleoside recognition protein codes for the protein MSKTRKKQNNALALLAGLVITVSVIAAGLVWVDGVTAAKLPRRLLWPLSRMLAYVGIGLVVAQAIDDTGWTRKLGIFAAPVFRFANLGHRCSAAFTAAFFSGVSANAMLLDFYKENQITRRQLFLTNFINQFPAYFLHLPTTFFIVVPLTRTAGLLYFLLTFLATCVRTFAFVLFGHFFVGGKEPQKIESEDAYAGNTQGVSKKKRPLMHSIKEKLPARFARVVAFVIPVYTVVYVLTAAGAFDAIETFMTRFAVQNFVPAQSLSVVVLSFVSEFTAGFAAAGALMDAGTITMKQTVIALLLGNIIAFPIRAIRHQLPRYMGIFSPGMGLSMLLMGQAFRVASIVFVGLVYWIVG